In Streptomyces liangshanensis, the DNA window ACGTACGGCCGTGCACCGCGAGCCGGTTGTCGACCACCGCGAGGTCGCCGACGCGCAGCGCGAGCGCCGACATGGTCGCCATGAAGGCCTCCCGCAGCTCCGCCATGGCCGCGCGCGCCTCGTCGTCCAGCGGGTGGGTGGCGGAGAAGTCCACCAGCACGTTCGGGTCCTGGGGGTCGCCGTTCAGCACCGCGTGCGCGGGCGTGGCGCTGTCCAGGGACCCGAAGGACGGCGGCGGCTCGGTCAGGAACCGGGGCTCCGCCAGCACCGCGCGGGTCCGCTCCGACAGCAGCGGCAGCGCCCGGCGGATCGAGGACGTGCAGAGCTTCGCGTCCCCGGTCGCGTCCTCCCGTACGCAGAGCAGCCCGACGTAGTCGGGCCGGTTGTCGTGAAAGGCGTTCTCGATGTGCAGTTCCAGCAGAACGGAACCCGCATTGCTCTGCGACGTCTCATTCCCGGGAACGGGCACGACATTCTGTACGAGCGCGCCCGTCTTTTCGTTCCGGAACGCCACGACCTCGCCGAGCTGGAGCATCGCCGTGGTGATCACGGCCGCCGCGATCGTCGGAATGCGTTCGACGGATCCCTTCACGGTCGGCGTCACCGGGAGCGGCGCGTTCGCCACCACGGGCATGTCGCGCAGCAGCAGCACCCCGTCGGGGCCCGCGTCATGACGGAACCTCCTGAGCGTCGCCAGCAGGGTGCGCGGCAGCAGCGCCGAGGCGTCACGAGCCGCCTCCAGCCAGGCCGGATCGTCGATCCGGGCCCCCGCGGCCACCTCCGGGGCCAGCTGCTCCGCGACGGCGACGAGCTCGCTCCGCTCGGCGTCGGTGAGTTCCACCGCGGTGACCGCGGGAGCCGTGAGAAGAGGTAGGGGAAGCGTATGGGTCTCGGACATGTGGGCATTCCTCGCGTCGATCGGAATTTACCGCCCCAGTCTCCGAGAGGGTGCTATCGCGTCCCTACGGGCGAATTCATGGGTACCGGCCGCCGTGGCGTGTATAGAGGGTCCATAGGCGTACGGTGCACGATCGCCCGGTGGCCTTTCTGTCCGTGCCGTACGCGGAGAGAAAGCGAAAAGAGGCCGACACCGCCGACAACGCCGACAACGCGGAAAAAGGCCGAACAGAGACTGGCCGAAGAGAGACTGTGAGGGAAATGGGAAAGTCCATGGCGTTCACACACGGAACACCGAAGGGCGAGCACACCCGGCAGCCTCCCCGAGCCCTCCCCGGCGCGGACGGCGAGGCGCACGTCTGGTGGTGGGAGCCGCCGGCCCAGCTCGACCCCGCGGACCTCGCCCTGCTCGGCACCGAGGAGTTCCGCCGCGCGCTCAGCCTGCTGGCCGAGCGGGACGCGGCGGCCTTCGCGCACAACAGGGCGGCGGCCAGGCGGGCCCTGGCCGGGCTGCTCGGCATCGCGCCCGAGACCGTCGAGCTGGGCAGGCACCGCTGCCCGGGCTGCGGCGACCGCGGGCACGGCCCCCCGAGGGTCGTGGCCCCCGAGAGCGCGGCCCCGCTGGCCATCAGCATGTCCCGTACGGCCGACCGCGGCGTCTTCGCGCTCGGCGCGGGCACCACGATCGGCGTCGACGTCGAGACCGTGCGCCCGATGCGGGAGGCCTCGCTCTCCGGCTCGGTCCTGACGGACAACGAGCGCGCGTACCTGATGGCGCTCGCCCCGGGACCGGCCAGGGACGCGGGCTTCCACCGCGTCTGGACCCGCAAGGAGGCCGTGGTGAAGGCGGCCGGGCTCGGGCTGGTGGGCACCGTCCTCAACCGGCTGGAGACCTGGCCCGCCCACCCGGGCCCGGTCAGGGTGCTGCACACCTACGCGGGCCGTACCACCGCCTGGGCCGTCCAGGACCTGCGGCTCGGCGACACGGTCGCGGCGGCGGTGGCCCGCCCCCACGGGGCCCTCGCGCGGGGACCCGTACACATCCATCCCGTACCGCGCACCGAGCCCGTACCGCACACCGAGACACCCATCGCACCGGACCCGGAAGGAACGTAACCGCCATGACCGCAACGACCGTTGAGACCGTTCAGAGCGTCCAGACCCTGCAGAGCGCCCAGGGTGTCCGGCACGTGGAGACCACGCCCCGGGCATCGTCCCCGGCCACCGGGCGCCCGGCGTCCGTCCCCGCGTCCGCCCCCGCCGTCCTCGAAGGGACCGCCCTCGCCGCCTACTTCGCCGCCCTGACCGCGGCCGTCGAGCGCGACGACCCGGGCCCGTCCGCCGGCGCCGGCTGGGAGGAGCGCGAGCGGCTGTACGTCGGCGCCTGGGTCCGCCGCGTCTACGAACACCCCCTGTCCCCCCTCGTGTTCACCCAGCCGCACGGACGGCTCGCCCTGGACGTCCAGCACGCCCAGGCCGCCGCGCTCGCGCGGCGCATCGACGTCGGCCGCGGCCGCGCCCGTCCCGCGAAGCCCGCCGCCGAGGTACGGGCCGTCGCCGCGATCGCCGCGATGTGGGCGGTCACCGCGAGCAGCTTCACCCAGACCCCGCGCCCGCCCCGCGAACGGCTCGTGTCCGACGCGTGGGCCGTCGTGCGGAGCACCATCGGCCCCTCCCTGGTGTCCGACGCCCCGACGCTGGTACGGCTCCGGGGCGCCTGGTGACCCCGGACCCGCCTCCGGGGCCGCCGGGCTCACCGCACCGCGGGGGCGTCGTGCGCGACCGGCGAGGCCGCGTACAGCAGCACCAGCTCGTGGCACCGGTACAACGGCAGCCCCCGCGGGTCCAGTCCCGACAGGTCGAGCAGGGAACCGTCCACCAGCGCCTCCAGCAGCCGTTCCGCCTCCTCCTCCGGCAGCGACAGCCGGGTGCCGGCCTCCCGCGCCGAGAACGGCTCCGTGCCCCAGCCGGCCAACGCCGCCAGGGTCTCCCGTCCCTGGGGTGTCGTCCGGCGCACCGAGGGCAGCAGGGCCCGGCGCACGTCCAGATCGCCGAAGGACAGCTCCGCGAGCCTCGTCCGGGGATCCGCCATCCGGTCCGCGAACCGGCGGGCCGGCCAGTGCGGCCGCGCCGCCAGCCGGGCGCCCATCACGGCTAAGGCCAGCGGCAGCCCGCCGCAGTACGCCACGAGGTCGTCGGCGGCGTCGGGATCGGCCAGCAGCCGGTCCGGGCCCGCCGCCGTCGCGAGGACGGCCAGCGCGTCGTCGTCGTCCAGCACGGCGAGCGCCACCGTGTCGGCGCCCGTCACCCTGGCCAGCCGCGACCGGCTGGTGATCAGCACCGCGCACCGCGGGCCCGCCGGCATCAGCGGGGCCACCTGGAGGTCGCCCGCCGCGTCGTCCAGCACGACCAGCAGCCGCTTGCCCGCGGTGCGGGCGCGGTAGAGCCGTACCAGCTCGTCGCGGTCGGGAACGGGACCCGCGCCGTCGAGCCCCGGTTCCCCGAGCGCCCGCAGCAGCCGGACCAGCACCTCGCCGGGGTCCTTCGCGGTCCCGTCGGGGCGGCACAGCTCGGCGAAGAGCTGCCCGTCGGGGAAGTGCGCCGCGCTGTCGACCGCCACCCGCACCGCCAGGGCCGTCTTGCCGACCCCCGCCATACCGGTGACCAGCAGCCGCCTGGGCCGCCCGTCCGGCGCACCCAACCGGGCCATGAGCGCGGCCAGTTCGCCGTCCCGCCCGGTCAGCTCGCCCTCGGCGGCCGGCAGCATCGCGGGCGCGCCGTGCCGCCCCCGTACACCGGCCTCCGCGAGGCCCAACTCCCCGCCCAGCACCGCCTGGTAGGTCGCCCCCAGCGCCTCGCCCGGGTCAACTCCCAGCTGGTCGACCAGGACCTTGCGCCCCTCGTAGTAGGTGTGCAGCGCGTCGGCCTGCCGCCCGCACCGGTACAGCGCCGTCATCAACTGGGCGCGCAGCCGTTCCCGTACGGGGAACTCGGCTACCAGGCCGGTGAGTTCGGCCGTCACCTGCTCGTGCCTGCCGAGGGCGAGATCCGCCTCGATGCGGTTCTCCAGCGCGAACATCCGGGCCTCTTCCAGCTGCGGCAGCTCGGCCTCCAGCAGGAACTCGGTGACGTTCGACAGCGCGGAACCGCGCCACCACCCCAGCGCCTCCGTCAGGAGCGCCTGGGCCTCGACGTGCCTCCCGTCCTGCAACGCCTCGCGCCCGAGCCGGTCCAGCCGCTCGAACTCCACGACGTCGATCCGGGCGCCCGGGGCGCGCAGCACGTAACCGGGCTGGCGCCGGACGATCTCGACCTGCTCGCCGAGGTGCTTGCGGAGCCGTGAGATGTAGGTGTAGATCTGCGCGCTGGCGGTGACGGGCGGATCCCATCCCCACAGCAGCGTGCCGAGTCTCGCGTCGGAGACCACCCGCCCGCGGGCCAGCAGCAACGCCGCGAGGACCGTGTGCACCTTGGAACCGGACAACGCGACCCATTCCCCACCACGCCGGGCCTCCACCGGCCCGAGAATCCTGAAATCCATGCGCCACTCCCTTCTGGTGTGACCGTCCTGCATGGATTCAGAAGCTATGCGCCCGCCTTATCCGTGGGTTATCGCTCGGGAACCGGCCACCGATACCGGCCACCGCCGCGTGTCGGTCAGGTGTTGTGGAGCACGTTGCCGAGCTCGTTCTCGACCTCGATCTCGTGGTGCTCCGCGCCCGCCGGGACCATCGCGTACGAACTCTCCAGGAACCGCCGCAGGGGCGCGTTGTCGAACTGCACCAGCGCGACCCCGTCCGGCGAGTGGAACTCCAGGACGGTCTGGGCCCGCCCGCACGGCCACACCAGCACGTCCCCCGTGCCGGACGGCAGCCGCAGCCCGGTTTCGAGCAGGTCGCGCGCGAAGGCCCAGACCACCTCGCTCCGGTCGAGTGAGACCTCGGGCGGGAACACGATGCGCATCGCGAGCGGATCGGAGCCGTCGTAGAGGAGCGTGACGGGGACCGTTCTGTGCTGGGCGGCGTCCGTGATCAGACGGGCTTTGGCGGGTTGTTCCACGACGGGTGGCATCGGCTCGCTCCTCTGGGGTGAGAGCCGGGGACGGTGAGTGTGGCGTCACTACCCCGCGGGCTTCATCAAATATTCATTTCACAATCATACAAACTAGTCAAATTAGGGCATAACGCCCGCCCCGGGTCCGTCCGCGCTTCCCTTGGGCGGCGGCCTGCATACAACCCGCTCTTGCGAGCTGTTCGCAAGAGGGCCCTATCATCAGACGGTTCACCCCCGCCCGGTCCTCAACAGCCCCCGCAGGAAGCGGAGCCCGCCATGCATGTCCCCGACGGATTCATCAACCTGCCCGTCTCCGCCGCCGCAGGCGCGGTCGCCGTGGGCGCCGTCGCCGTCAGCCTGCGCGGCGCGCGCCGTGAGCTGGACGAGCGCACCGCGCCCCTCGCCGGACTGGTCGCCGCCTTCATCTTCGCCGTACAGATGCTCAACTTCCCCGTGGCCACCGGGACCAGCGGCCATCTCCTGGGAGGGGCACTGGCCGCGATACTCGTCGGCCCCTACACGGGCGTGCTCTGCGTCTCGGTGGTGCTGCTGATGCAGGGCATCCTCTTCGCGGACGGCGGCCTCACCGCGCTCGGCGTGAACATCACCGACATGGCCGTGATCACCACGGTCGTCTCGTACGCGCTCTTCCGCGGCCTGGTGAAGGTCCTGCCCCGCGCCCGCCGCTCGGTGACCATCGCCTCCTTCGTGGCCGCGCTGGTCTCCGTACCGGCCGCCGCCGTCGGCTTCACCCTCTTCTACGCGATCGGCGGGACCACCGACATCCCGCTCGGCAAGGTCCTGACCGGCATGGTCGGCGTCCACGTCCTGATCGGCATCGGCGAGGCCGCCATCACCGCCCTGACCGTGGGCGCCGTCATCGCCGTACGCCCCGACCTGGTCCACGGCGCCCGCGGCCTGTCCGCCCCGCTCAAGCTGCGCGTCGGCGGCGAGCTGGTCGACGCGGCGCCCGCCGCCGTACCCGCCCCGGCCCCGGCGGCGGCCCGGTCCACCCGCACGGTCTGGGCCGCCGGCCTGGTCACCGCGCTCGTGCTGGCCGGCTTCGTCTCCTTCTACGCCTCCGCGAACCCCGACGGCCTGGAGAAGGTCGCCGCCGACCAGGGCATCGACAGGAAGACCGAGCCCCACCACACCGCCGACTCCCCGCTCGCCGACTACGGCGTCAAGGACATCACCGACGCCCGGATCTCCGGCGGCCTCGCCGGGGTCATCGGCGTGGCCACCACCGTCGCGGTCGGCAGCGGCGTCTTCTGGGCCGTCCGCCGCCGCCGCGCCGGCGACCGCGACGGCTCCGTGACGTCCTTCGCCGGCGGGAGCGTCTGACGTGCTGTCCTCCACCCCGGGAGCGTCCGACATGACGTCCTTCACCCCAGGGAGCGTCTGACATGGGCGCCGGCCACGCCCACAAGCTCTACCGGCACGGCCACTCCCCGGTCCACGCCCTGCCGCCGCACTGCAAGCTCGCCGCCGTCTTCTGCTTCGTCCTCGTGGTGGTCGCCACCCCGCGCGAGGCGGTCTGGGCGTTCGGCCTGTACGCGCTGCTGCTGGCGGCGGTCGCCGGCGCGGCCCGCGTCCCCGCCGGGTTCCTGCTGCGGCGGATGCTCATCGAGGTGCCGTTCGTCGCGTTCGCCGTCCTGATGCCCTTCGTGGTCCCCGGCGACGAGGTCCACGTCCTCGGCGTCCCCCTGAGCGTCCCCGGCCTCTGGGGCGCCTGGAACGTCCTCGCGAAGGGCACCCTCGGCGTCGCCGCGTCCGTCCTCCTCGCCTCGACCACCGAACTGCGGTCGCTGCTGCTGGGCCTCCAGCGGCTGCGGCTGCCGCCCCTGCTCGTGCAGATCGCGTCCTTCATGATCCGGTACGGCGACGTCATCACCGACGAGATGCGCCGCATGTCCGTCGCCCGGCGCTCGCGCGGCTTCGAGGCACGCGGCCCACGGCACTGGGGGGTGCTGGCCAAGACGGCGGGCGCCCTGTTCATCCGCTCGTACGAACGCGGCGAGCGCGTCCACCTCGCGATGGTCAGCCGGGGATACACGGGCACGATGCCCGTCATCGACGAGGTGACCGCCTCGCGGGCCCAGTGGCGCTACGCCGCCGCCCTCCCCGTGTCGGCGCTCGCCGTGTGTCTGCTTGGCTGGACCCTATGACCAGGCCGGACCCCACACCCACCCCATCCACCTCACCCACCCCACCCGCCTCCCTCGACGTCAGGGGCCTCGCCTACGCCTACCCCGACGGCCACCAGGCGCTCTTCGGCGTCGACCTGACCGTCGGGCGCGGGGAGCGGGTGGCGCTGCTCGGCCCCAACGGGGCGGGCAAGACCACGCTCGTCCTGCACCTCAACGGCATCCTCGACGCCGGGGCCGGCTCGGTCACGGTCGCCGGGCTGCCGGTGGAGAAGCGCAACCTCGCGGAGATCCGGCGCCAGGTCGGCATCGTCTTCCAGGACCCGGACGACCAGCTGTTCATGCCGACCGTGCGGGAGGACGTGGCGTTCGGCCCGGCCGCCGCCGGGCTGCGCGGCGCCGAGCTGGAGGCGCGGATCGCCACCGCGCTCGGCCGGGTCGGCATGGCGGAGTACGCCGACCGCCCCCCGCACCACCTGTCGTTCGGCCAGCGCCGCCGGGTCGCGGTCGCGACCGTCCTCGCCATGGAGCCGGAGATCCTCGTCCTCGACGAACCCTCGTCCAACCTGGACCCGGCGTCGCGCCGCGAGCTCGCCGACATCCT includes these proteins:
- a CDS encoding energy-coupling factor ABC transporter ATP-binding protein → MTRPDPTPTPSTSPTPPASLDVRGLAYAYPDGHQALFGVDLTVGRGERVALLGPNGAGKTTLVLHLNGILDAGAGSVTVAGLPVEKRNLAEIRRQVGIVFQDPDDQLFMPTVREDVAFGPAAAGLRGAELEARIATALGRVGMAEYADRPPHHLSFGQRRRVAVATVLAMEPEILVLDEPSSNLDPASRRELADILRALDITVLMVTHDLPYALELCPRAVILSEGVIVADGPTRDLLGDEVLMGAHRLELPFGFDPKSVAPGPVTS
- a CDS encoding TauD/TfdA family dioxygenase, which codes for MSETHTLPLPLLTAPAVTAVELTDAERSELVAVAEQLAPEVAAGARIDDPAWLEAARDASALLPRTLLATLRRFRHDAGPDGVLLLRDMPVVANAPLPVTPTVKGSVERIPTIAAAVITTAMLQLGEVVAFRNEKTGALVQNVVPVPGNETSQSNAGSVLLELHIENAFHDNRPDYVGLLCVREDATGDAKLCTSSIRRALPLLSERTRAVLAEPRFLTEPPPSFGSLDSATPAHAVLNGDPQDPNVLVDFSATHPLDDEARAAMAELREAFMATMSALALRVGDLAVVDNRLAVHGRTSFTPAYDGADRWLHRVYAHLDHRRSRVDRADNGAVLG
- the cbiQ gene encoding cobalt ECF transporter T component CbiQ, producing MGAGHAHKLYRHGHSPVHALPPHCKLAAVFCFVLVVVATPREAVWAFGLYALLLAAVAGAARVPAGFLLRRMLIEVPFVAFAVLMPFVVPGDEVHVLGVPLSVPGLWGAWNVLAKGTLGVAASVLLASTTELRSLLLGLQRLRLPPLLVQIASFMIRYGDVITDEMRRMSVARRSRGFEARGPRHWGVLAKTAGALFIRSYERGERVHLAMVSRGYTGTMPVIDEVTASRAQWRYAAALPVSALAVCLLGWTL
- a CDS encoding 4'-phosphopantetheinyl transferase family protein, with product MAFTHGTPKGEHTRQPPRALPGADGEAHVWWWEPPAQLDPADLALLGTEEFRRALSLLAERDAAAFAHNRAAARRALAGLLGIAPETVELGRHRCPGCGDRGHGPPRVVAPESAAPLAISMSRTADRGVFALGAGTTIGVDVETVRPMREASLSGSVLTDNERAYLMALAPGPARDAGFHRVWTRKEAVVKAAGLGLVGTVLNRLETWPAHPGPVRVLHTYAGRTTAWAVQDLRLGDTVAAAVARPHGALARGPVHIHPVPRTEPVPHTETPIAPDPEGT
- a CDS encoding SsgA family sporulation/cell division regulator, with product MPPVVEQPAKARLITDAAQHRTVPVTLLYDGSDPLAMRIVFPPEVSLDRSEVVWAFARDLLETGLRLPSGTGDVLVWPCGRAQTVLEFHSPDGVALVQFDNAPLRRFLESSYAMVPAGAEHHEIEVENELGNVLHNT
- a CDS encoding energy-coupling factor ABC transporter permease encodes the protein MHVPDGFINLPVSAAAGAVAVGAVAVSLRGARRELDERTAPLAGLVAAFIFAVQMLNFPVATGTSGHLLGGALAAILVGPYTGVLCVSVVLLMQGILFADGGLTALGVNITDMAVITTVVSYALFRGLVKVLPRARRSVTIASFVAALVSVPAAAVGFTLFYAIGGTTDIPLGKVLTGMVGVHVLIGIGEAAITALTVGAVIAVRPDLVHGARGLSAPLKLRVGGELVDAAPAAVPAPAPAAARSTRTVWAAGLVTALVLAGFVSFYASANPDGLEKVAADQGIDRKTEPHHTADSPLADYGVKDITDARISGGLAGVIGVATTVAVGSGVFWAVRRRRAGDRDGSVTSFAGGSV
- a CDS encoding AfsR/SARP family transcriptional regulator, whose product is MDFRILGPVEARRGGEWVALSGSKVHTVLAALLLARGRVVSDARLGTLLWGWDPPVTASAQIYTYISRLRKHLGEQVEIVRRQPGYVLRAPGARIDVVEFERLDRLGREALQDGRHVEAQALLTEALGWWRGSALSNVTEFLLEAELPQLEEARMFALENRIEADLALGRHEQVTAELTGLVAEFPVRERLRAQLMTALYRCGRQADALHTYYEGRKVLVDQLGVDPGEALGATYQAVLGGELGLAEAGVRGRHGAPAMLPAAEGELTGRDGELAALMARLGAPDGRPRRLLVTGMAGVGKTALAVRVAVDSAAHFPDGQLFAELCRPDGTAKDPGEVLVRLLRALGEPGLDGAGPVPDRDELVRLYRARTAGKRLLVVLDDAAGDLQVAPLMPAGPRCAVLITSRSRLARVTGADTVALAVLDDDDALAVLATAAGPDRLLADPDAADDLVAYCGGLPLALAVMGARLAARPHWPARRFADRMADPRTRLAELSFGDLDVRRALLPSVRRTTPQGRETLAALAGWGTEPFSAREAGTRLSLPEEEAERLLEALVDGSLLDLSGLDPRGLPLYRCHELVLLYAASPVAHDAPAVR